One Streptomyces sp. ML-6 genomic region harbors:
- a CDS encoding glutamate decarboxylase, which translates to MPLHEGSSPTAEPSAKRRRLALNPFFGEADPVAGMELAPPRHRLPDGPMSPSTAYHLVHDELMLDGNSRLNLATFVTTWMEPQAGVLMSECSDKNMIDKDEYPRTAELERRCVAMLADLWHAPDPAAAVGCSTTGSSEACMLAGMALKRRWAARNADRYPAAARPNLVMGANVQVCWEKFCNFWEIEARQVPMEGDRFHIDPQAAAELCDENTIGAIGILGSTFDGSYEPIAELCAALDALQERTGLDVPVHVDGASGGMVAPFLDEDLVWDFRLPRVSSINTSGHKYGLVYPGIGWALWRSPAELPEELVFRVNYLGGEMPTFALNFSRPGAQVVAQYYTFLRLGRDGYRAVQQASRDVARTLAERIEGLGDFRLLTRGDQLPVFALTTAPDVEAYDVFDVSRRLREHGWLVPAYTFPANRQDLAVLRVVCRNGFSSDLAELLVGDLRRILPDLRRQPHPLSRDKQVVSSFHH; encoded by the coding sequence ATGCCGCTCCACGAAGGTTCCTCCCCCACCGCGGAACCGTCCGCGAAACGCCGCAGGCTCGCCCTCAACCCGTTCTTCGGGGAGGCCGACCCGGTCGCCGGCATGGAGCTGGCGCCGCCCCGGCACCGGCTGCCCGACGGGCCCATGTCGCCCTCGACCGCGTACCACCTGGTCCATGACGAGCTGATGCTCGACGGCAACTCGCGGCTCAACCTCGCCACCTTCGTCACCACCTGGATGGAGCCCCAGGCGGGGGTGCTGATGAGCGAGTGCAGCGACAAGAACATGATCGACAAGGACGAGTACCCGCGCACCGCCGAGCTGGAACGGCGCTGCGTGGCGATGCTCGCCGACCTCTGGCACGCCCCCGATCCCGCGGCGGCCGTGGGGTGTTCGACGACCGGTTCCAGCGAGGCCTGCATGCTCGCGGGGATGGCGCTCAAGCGCCGCTGGGCGGCCAGGAACGCCGACCGCTATCCGGCGGCGGCCCGGCCGAACCTGGTCATGGGCGCCAACGTCCAGGTCTGCTGGGAGAAGTTCTGCAACTTCTGGGAGATCGAGGCGCGGCAGGTCCCGATGGAGGGCGACCGCTTCCACATCGACCCGCAGGCCGCGGCCGAGCTCTGCGACGAGAACACCATCGGCGCCATCGGCATCCTCGGCTCCACCTTCGACGGTTCGTACGAGCCGATCGCGGAGCTGTGCGCCGCCCTGGACGCCCTCCAGGAACGCACCGGGCTCGACGTCCCCGTCCATGTGGACGGGGCGTCCGGGGGGATGGTGGCGCCGTTCCTCGACGAGGACCTGGTGTGGGACTTCCGGCTGCCGAGGGTGTCCTCCATCAACACCTCCGGGCACAAGTACGGCCTGGTCTATCCGGGCATCGGCTGGGCGCTGTGGCGCTCCCCGGCCGAACTGCCCGAGGAACTGGTGTTCCGGGTCAACTACCTGGGCGGCGAGATGCCCACCTTCGCACTGAACTTCTCCCGGCCCGGCGCCCAGGTGGTGGCGCAGTACTACACCTTCCTGCGGCTGGGGCGGGACGGCTACCGGGCCGTCCAGCAGGCATCCCGGGACGTGGCCCGCACTCTCGCGGAGCGCATCGAGGGCCTCGGCGACTTCCGCCTCCTCACCCGCGGCGACCAGTTGCCGGTGTTCGCGCTGACGACCGCGCCGGACGTGGAGGCGTACGACGTCTTCGACGTGTCGCGGCGGCTGCGCGAGCACGGCTGGCTGGTGCCCGCGTACACGTTCCCGGCCAACCGGCAGGATCTGGCGGTGCTGCGGGTGGTGTGCCGCAACGGCTTCTCGTCGGACCTCGCCGAACTGCTGGTGGGGGACCTCCGGCGGATCCTGCCCGACCTGCGCCGCCAGCCGCACCCGTTGAGCCGCGACAAGCAGGTGGTGTCGTCCTTCCACCACTGA
- a CDS encoding PadR family transcriptional regulator, which produces MSAIRLLVLCAVRQHGRAHGYQIRNDLEYWGAHEWSNAKPGSIYHALKQMAKQGLLVEHEAAPSSAGGPPRTEYEVTGAGNEEYLALVRAALTSYDQRPDVLSAGLGGIVDLERAEVVALLKERVAGLAAWRDAVTGHYLPESGPESLGHIGEIMNLWVHSADAGAEWTRGLIARIEGGAYTFAGEEGEPFVGVLAEGQENPYATGIPDPGDEE; this is translated from the coding sequence ATGTCCGCGATCCGGCTGCTGGTTCTCTGTGCCGTCCGGCAGCACGGCCGGGCGCACGGCTACCAGATCCGCAACGACCTGGAGTACTGGGGCGCCCACGAGTGGTCCAACGCCAAGCCCGGATCGATCTACCACGCGCTGAAGCAGATGGCGAAACAGGGCCTGCTGGTCGAGCACGAGGCCGCCCCGAGCTCGGCCGGCGGCCCGCCCCGCACCGAGTACGAGGTCACCGGGGCGGGCAACGAGGAGTACCTGGCGCTGGTGCGCGCCGCGCTGACCTCGTACGACCAGAGGCCGGACGTGCTGTCGGCGGGCCTGGGCGGCATCGTCGACCTGGAGCGGGCCGAGGTGGTCGCGCTGCTCAAGGAGCGGGTGGCCGGCCTCGCGGCCTGGCGGGACGCGGTCACCGGCCACTACCTGCCGGAGTCCGGCCCCGAGTCGCTCGGCCACATCGGCGAGATCATGAACCTGTGGGTCCACTCGGCGGACGCCGGGGCGGAGTGGACGCGCGGGCTGATCGCCCGCATCGAGGGGGGCGCGTACACCTTCGCGGGGGAGGAGGGCGAGCCCTTCGTCGGCGTGCTCGCCGAGGGACAGGAGAACCCGTACGCGACGGGCATCCCCGACCCCGGCGACGAGGAGTAG
- a CDS encoding DinB family protein translates to MVTHVPAGAPGDERGLLLSFVEAQRGGIRRALLGLTEEQAASRPSASELSLSGLLKHVAETELNWLRMAQHRLGETVRDAETWADSFRLVGDETVPRILEFWDGVAAETEKFIRSVPSMDDTFSLPEAPWFPKGEQCSMRWLLVHLVEELARHAGHADIIRESLDGRTAFELVAEAGGYSGQS, encoded by the coding sequence ATGGTCACTCACGTTCCCGCAGGAGCCCCCGGCGACGAGCGCGGCCTTCTCCTCTCCTTCGTCGAGGCCCAGCGCGGCGGCATCCGGCGCGCGCTGCTCGGACTGACCGAGGAGCAGGCGGCGAGCCGCCCCAGCGCCAGCGAACTGTCCCTGTCCGGACTGCTCAAGCACGTCGCCGAGACCGAGCTGAACTGGCTGCGGATGGCTCAGCACCGGCTGGGCGAGACCGTCCGCGATGCGGAGACCTGGGCGGACAGCTTCCGGCTCGTCGGGGACGAGACGGTGCCGCGGATCCTGGAGTTCTGGGACGGCGTCGCGGCCGAGACGGAGAAGTTCATCCGCTCGGTGCCCAGCATGGACGACACCTTCTCGCTGCCCGAGGCGCCCTGGTTCCCGAAGGGGGAGCAGTGCTCGATGCGGTGGCTGCTGGTCCACCTCGTCGAGGAGCTGGCCCGGCACGCCGGGCACGCCGACATCATCCGGGAGTCCCTGGACGGCCGTACCGCGTTCGAGCTGGTCGCCGAGGCGGGCGGTTACTCTGGTCAAAGTTGA
- a CDS encoding aldehyde dehydrogenase family protein yields the protein MSFFHELAHQYIDGEWRTGTGSWDIIDFNPYNGEKLAEIPIATAHEVDLAYRAAERAQRSWATTNPYERRAVLERALRITEERRAEIVDAIIDELGGTRIKAEYEFRAALEFLRDAIHRALRPQGSLLPSPGDSRENRLHRLPVGVIGVIAPYNFPFLVMMKSVAPALALGNAVVVKPNQNAPVVGGGLVARIFEDAGLPAGLLNVLITDVAEIGNAFIEHPVPAVISFAGSDRAGRQVAAVAAGHFKRTILELSGNSALVVLEDADIDYAVEAAVFSRFVYQGQVCMAANRILVDRRIEREFTEKFTAAVAALTTGDPRDPETRIGPVINTFRADALTALVDQAIADGATALVRGRTRGNLVEPTVLTGLPEDSPLPSQEIFGPVVLLMTFDGEDDAVRIANDTPYGLSGAVHTRDVERGVRFARRVVSGMFHVNDSTVQDDPLVAFGGEKFSGLGRLNGEATVDAFTTQRWISVQHERAVFPF from the coding sequence ATGTCCTTCTTCCACGAGCTGGCCCACCAATACATCGACGGTGAATGGCGGACCGGTACCGGATCGTGGGACATCATCGATTTCAACCCCTACAACGGGGAGAAACTCGCCGAGATCCCCATCGCCACCGCGCACGAGGTCGACCTCGCCTACCGCGCCGCGGAACGTGCCCAGCGGAGCTGGGCCACCACCAACCCGTACGAGCGCCGGGCCGTCCTGGAACGCGCCCTGCGCATCACCGAGGAACGGCGCGCTGAGATCGTCGACGCGATCATCGACGAGCTGGGCGGCACCCGCATCAAGGCGGAGTACGAGTTCCGCGCCGCCCTGGAATTCCTGCGCGACGCGATCCACCGGGCCCTGCGCCCGCAGGGCAGCCTCCTGCCCTCCCCGGGGGACAGCAGGGAGAACCGCCTCCACCGGCTGCCCGTCGGTGTCATCGGCGTGATCGCCCCCTACAACTTCCCGTTCCTGGTGATGATGAAGTCCGTCGCGCCGGCCCTCGCGCTCGGCAACGCGGTCGTCGTCAAGCCCAACCAGAACGCCCCGGTCGTCGGCGGCGGGCTGGTCGCCCGGATCTTCGAGGACGCCGGGCTGCCCGCCGGGCTGCTCAACGTCCTGATCACCGACGTCGCCGAGATCGGGAACGCGTTCATCGAGCACCCCGTGCCCGCGGTGATCTCCTTCGCCGGATCGGACCGGGCCGGCCGTCAGGTCGCCGCGGTCGCGGCCGGGCACTTCAAGCGGACGATCCTCGAACTCAGCGGCAACAGCGCCCTGGTGGTGCTGGAGGACGCGGACATCGACTACGCGGTCGAGGCGGCCGTCTTCAGCCGCTTCGTGTACCAGGGGCAGGTCTGCATGGCCGCCAACCGCATCCTGGTGGACCGCCGGATCGAGCGGGAGTTCACCGAGAAGTTCACCGCCGCGGTGGCCGCGCTGACCACCGGCGACCCGCGCGACCCGGAGACCCGGATCGGCCCGGTCATCAACACCTTCCGGGCCGACGCCCTGACCGCGCTCGTCGACCAGGCGATCGCCGACGGGGCGACCGCGCTCGTCCGCGGCCGGACCCGGGGCAACCTCGTGGAACCGACCGTGCTCACCGGGCTCCCCGAGGACTCCCCGCTGCCGTCCCAGGAGATATTCGGCCCGGTGGTGCTGCTGATGACGTTCGACGGCGAGGACGACGCCGTACGGATCGCCAATGACACCCCGTACGGGCTGAGCGGCGCCGTGCACACCCGGGACGTCGAGCGCGGGGTGCGGTTCGCCCGGCGCGTCGTCAGCGGGATGTTCCACGTCAACGACTCCACCGTCCAGGACGACCCGCTGGTGGCCTTCGGCGGCGAGAAGTTCTCCGGGCTCGGCCGGCTGAACGGCGAGGCGACCGTCGACGCCTTCACCACCCAGCGGTGGATCTCCGTCCAGCACGAACGGGCCGTCTTCCCCTTCTGA
- a CDS encoding helix-turn-helix transcriptional regulator encodes MAAGESSGSVVRRILLGSQLRRLRDSRGITREAAGYSIRASESKISRMELGRVSFKARDVEDLLTLYGVTDEAERDALLGLAREANVAGWWHSYGDVLPGWFQTYIGLEGAASLIRVYEVQFIHGLLQTEAYAHAVVTRGMGDAPAVEIDRRVALRLERQKTLVSENAPSFHAVLDEAALRRPYGDREVMRGQLRHLIEMSERPNVTLQVMPFSFGGHAGEGGSFTMLRFPESDLSDIVYLEQLTSALYLDKAEEVAQYEKAMVRLHEDSPDAEESRDLLRGLLQLI; translated from the coding sequence GTGGCGGCAGGCGAGTCGAGTGGATCTGTGGTGCGGCGCATCCTGCTGGGCTCCCAGCTCAGGCGGTTGCGCGACTCGCGCGGCATCACGCGTGAGGCGGCGGGCTACTCCATCCGGGCCTCCGAATCGAAGATCAGCCGCATGGAGTTGGGACGGGTGAGCTTCAAGGCCAGGGACGTCGAGGACCTGCTCACGCTCTACGGCGTCACGGACGAGGCGGAACGGGACGCCCTGCTCGGGCTGGCCCGCGAGGCCAACGTGGCGGGCTGGTGGCACAGTTACGGCGACGTGCTGCCCGGGTGGTTCCAGACCTACATCGGCCTGGAGGGGGCGGCCTCGCTCATCCGGGTGTACGAAGTCCAGTTCATCCACGGTCTGTTGCAGACCGAGGCGTACGCGCACGCGGTCGTCACCCGGGGCATGGGCGATGCCCCCGCCGTCGAGATCGACCGCCGCGTGGCGCTGCGGCTGGAACGCCAGAAGACCCTCGTCTCCGAGAACGCGCCCAGCTTCCACGCCGTGCTGGACGAGGCCGCGCTGCGCCGCCCGTACGGCGACCGGGAAGTGATGCGGGGGCAATTGCGGCATCTGATCGAAATGTCGGAGCGGCCCAACGTCACCCTCCAGGTGATGCCGTTCAGTTTCGGCGGGCATGCCGGCGAGGGCGGTTCCTTCACGATGCTGCGATTCCCGGAATCCGATCTGTCGGACATTGTCTATTTGGAGCAGCTGACAAGTGCGCTCTATCTGGACAAGGCCGAAGAAGTCGCTCAGTACGAAAAGGCCATGGTGCGGCTGCACGAGGACAGTCCGGATGCCGAAGAGAGTCGCGATCTGCTCCGCGGACTGCTCCAACTCATCTGA
- a CDS encoding ATP-binding protein: protein MLEPLRQGLPPIDPSAASGSATCTLPARYEAVSGARKFTRTTLNGWGLGERFDDVALVVSELVTNALRHALPGDNAPNPQDPSVRLHLMRWSSRLVCAVRDPSQESPIASEAPDSAESGRGLFLVESFSDSWGWHPSPAPDGVGPDGSATCGKVVWALFRLSDGR, encoded by the coding sequence ATGCTCGAGCCGTTAAGGCAGGGGCTTCCCCCCATCGATCCCTCAGCCGCCTCCGGGTCAGCCACCTGCACACTGCCCGCCCGCTACGAAGCCGTGAGCGGTGCGCGGAAGTTCACCCGGACGACGCTGAACGGATGGGGGCTGGGCGAGCGCTTCGACGACGTCGCACTGGTCGTCTCCGAACTCGTCACGAACGCCCTGCGGCACGCCCTGCCCGGGGACAACGCACCAAACCCCCAGGATCCGTCCGTACGGCTGCACTTGATGCGGTGGAGCTCACGCCTGGTGTGCGCGGTGCGCGACCCCAGCCAGGAGAGCCCGATCGCCTCCGAGGCGCCGGACTCGGCGGAGTCCGGTCGCGGCCTCTTCCTCGTGGAGTCCTTCAGCGACTCGTGGGGCTGGCACCCGTCCCCCGCGCCGGACGGCGTCGGACCGGACGGCTCGGCGACGTGCGGCAAGGTGGTCTGGGCGCTGTTCCGGCTCTCCGACGGCAGATGA